AATAATAAGAGTCTTATCCATGACACAGATGTTCCTGCTCAAAGAACAGTTTCAGAAGTTGTTGGGATTTGGAAGGAATTACATTTGTTTATGATTCtcataaaagaaatatttttctatatcTGGTTTTTCAAGAATTTCGTATTTCTGCTTATGATCCCTGCAGATTGCACGACTAAATGTTTCAGCTGGTGTGAAATGTGGTGACCAGCATTCCAGATAGTTCAGGCTGTTTGATCTCAGCAGCCTAAAGCTAGTGTCTCTGCAGGGCTTGCCAGAGTGAATGCACATTGTTTCCAAGTTGCATTTGTTTGTGCCATTGGAGACCTTCTGGCTGAGATATATGAGGATGTTCATCACTTTCACCAGGACAAGATAAGATGCTGTCCCTATGGCTTTAATCCCTTATGTCCACATGGATTAGACAGACCCACTGCAACAGTCCCACCTTTCTCACAGCCTAGTTCTGCAGAAATGTCTGTGGGCTCAGGAACCAGCATTCAAATTTGTGGCACATTCAAGTACAGATCTCAGAATTTCTATAGGACATCTGATGCCAGCCATATTAAGAATGGgaataaattaatctttctcAGATCAACTATGGACTGAACTGTAGAGCTGTGGAAAGACCACTTGGCATCTACTCTGTGCCTCCTCTCACAGCCACAAGTGTGCATGTATGTTCAGAGAACGGCCTTGAAGCCAGGTAGGAAACACAGACCAGATGAAGAAATAGATCTTATCTCTTGTAACTCATCTGGTTTACCAGAACACTGAAAACATAGTGACAGCGCAATGGCCCATTCTTTAACAGGGGTCTGGAGGAGCAAATGCATCCCTCTCCAAATAAAATAACACAAATCCTCATGAGTTCTCCCTCCCAAACCCAGACACCTTCTGCTGTATCTGAAAGTGAGGGATCCTGTGGCTGAAGTTAAACAGTTAATTATAAAATCATGTGCATCTTCTGGTTCTCATACAACAGTCAGAAGAGAACTGCCAGGTACTTACTTACCTTCTGAAAACCTGTGGTTCTGAAGGATGTATGTTCAGTTCAGAGCAGACGGCAAGAGAGCAAGGAGGTTCTCCATAATTTTAAATCGTACTTACCAAAGAGAGGAGGGGAATGACACAGCCTAGATTTACTGCTGCACACAATTCCTCTTGTATGGTATCAGCCCCAAAGTGACTGAAACAGAAGACAAATAATCAAAATAGCGCTCCCCAGAGAAGCAGGCTGAAGACAGTGCCAGGTAACTGTCTTAAAGGACCTCACACTTTCTGTCTCATTAATTATGCCTTTTAAATAGTACTTAGCACAAAAAGTGGGACTAGATAAATTGTATAAACTGGGATGAGAGTTCTCATTTCTCATTTGTACCTATGAACAACACAGCAAATGTATTTCttagagctttttttttcttaaaggtaAGTAAACAAAAATATCCTGTAATAGAccactgcattttttattttaaaaatttttagaagCAAGATATTTTTAGGGCATGGATGTAGTAAAGAAACACTTTACCATTTTAGACAAAGTGTTTTCAATTCTATTCACCATTTCCAAAAGTCAAAAGTAAATACGCTCCCCAGTTACTGAAGTGAAATGCAACCTCATGTTTCATCTTGCTGCCTCTCAGGTTTATTTGTTGCACTTGTGCAGACAACGCAGTCTTCTCCTGATACCTCCAGATGCCAATTTTCAGCTTGCTGTAATCACTAAtggctttcattatttttctctagaacacagcTAAATCCTAATAAGCATCTGAAACTGTCAAGTCTTATAAATTCTCCTTTTGTGGCTTAGACAAATAGTCCAACATGTCTTTTTATCTTCATCAGCTGTATCCACCCATTCTCTGAGGTATTTTATAACCCAGACTGAGGGCAAGTAGATTTTTTATTCACCGTATTTTTCTTTACctccaaacatttttaaaaccaaaagatGATACACAGCATTCAAGCAGCAGACCTTAGCTAGGTGATGTAAATGCTGCTACGCGTACCTTCATTTTGCTTCACAGTGTGTTTGCTGGAGTTCTTGttgtgaaaaataaaccagaaatccctcaagggggaaaaaaaaattcacaatcTCCCGGGTACTTACACAACAGcaagccaaaaccaaaaaacctacAACCTGTTTTATTCTCATAATTTTTTCTGAGGTTCTTCTTTCTCCATTAACTACTTgatggagaaaacagaaattaattctatCAATATAAAAATTGTAATTAAACCATCTTATGCTTAATACCTCTTTCCATTTTGCTAATTATACTCACATATCTGAACTTTTTCTGAATTGCTTGTGAATGGTTATCATGGCATACGTGATAACATGTAGCCTACAATCTGCTCAGAAAAGCTTCTGCTGGGTGGGTGTTGAACTACAAGGATGTAAACATATGAGGATTAAAATCTTAGGTGACATTTAGAGAGATTGATTTCAGAGGCGAAACTCCTAAGGCTTCCTATAGGAAGAAGTTTTCCCCACCATGAGCACGGGACTGTAAATACACCTGGGGAGATACAATACAAATGTCCCTGGCTGGGGGGAGGGAGGTGCTAGGGAGCAAATGTGTTAAAAGTTCTCTCAAGCTTTCTGCAAACCAAGCTGATCGCTCCTCGAACAGCCTAACGCACCCTGCCCACAGTGTGCTCAGTAGCACCTACAGGGAGAAAAATGGGAtagctgaagaggaaaaaacccacattttccAGTGTAAACAATTCATCTGTGGTATTCTTGTCCTATTGAGAAGGAGTTCTTTGAATCTCTATGATTTGATTGTTAAAATTTTGACACAATGCTATTCCTCccattttataattaatttcccctcctcttcctcttcctcctcctcctcctcctcccttcaccCTGGTTTTGCCAAACCACCAGATTTATCAAGTCTTTCTGCCTCTTCATTTTCCCCTCCTGCACGTTCAAATCGGCAACATTTACTAGGAAGgaagggatggggtggggtggaaGGGACGGAACGGAACACACCGGGGGGAAAGCACATGAAAGTCCGGGAGATTATTTTTGTGGCTGAGATGGCCAGAAGAGAACGCGTAAGGCTTGTGTGAGGCAACAGAGGAGAACAAGCTCCCCTTGGCCAGAGAAGGCTGTAAATCCTCCTTGCCGAGCGGCCCGGCCCTGCAGCTCCGGACAGACCCCTCAGGGCTGCTACAGGCAAACCGACCCACGCCGTGCGAGCGACCCAAAGCAGAGGTGCCACCGTATGGCCTCCGTGCCCTCAGAGCTTCCTCGGCCTCGGGGGCACATCCCCATCTGCCGCCGGGagctcccctcctgccccctgcTCCGTCCCTGCTGCGCCCACACTCGCCTGCCTCGCGCTCCTCCCGGGCCGCCCCGATCGCTCGCACCTTGCGAGAGCCGCCCTAGCGCCCCCGCCTGCCGGCCCGAGCCCCGCGGCGCCCGGGGAAGCCCGCCAAGGAAAGGCCCCGGCGAGCAGAGGAGCGAGGGGAAAGCGCAACGGGAGGAACAGCGGTGCGAGCGCCGAGGTGAATGACGCCTGGAGAAACGCCTGGAGAGCACCACGGCCGGGCAGGTGGGGGATGATCGCCACAGGAACTGCGGTCTGTGGGAGGGGCCCTGCGCTGGAGCAGAGAAAcagtgaggaggaaggagtgtcAGAAAGGAGTGGTTCGGGACTGACCTCCAcctgctttcctccttcccGCTGGGCTGCTCTAGGAGGGGAGGTGAAAGAGTTGGGAGTGAAGACGagcctgggaaaaagaaagggtgGGGGGATGGTGATGctttaatttttggttttgtttctcactGTCAAAGGCTATTTTAATGGACTACAAATATTAGGCATCTATTTTAATAGCAacaaatcaaattattttccccAAGTCAAGTCCATTTTGTCCTGGTTCCAGCTAGAAGaaggttaatttttgcagtaatgAGGAGGGGGCACGTCCAGGACACTGATGTTATGGGTGTTACTCTGCACCGCCAGGGACTTTTTGTAGGAGTCTTTTCCGAAGAGGTCTTTCCCAGGGTTGGTGGAAGGATGGATCAGGTATTATTTCTGTGTGAATCTGTCTTGTACTGTCAGTTGTTAGTATCGTTCCCGTTACtgttgttttcttatctcattgctgtttgcAGTCAATTGTTCTTATCGAAACTTGtaatctttgccttttgtgcctcctCTCCTATCAGTCTGCAGGGAGAGGACGAAGGAGGGAATGAGCAGGCAGCATGTGGTTTGGAGTCTCAGTGGGAGCACTAAATTGGGGAGTGCTGTTCCTTAACTACAACATGCCCCCGATGATAGCTGGAAAGCGATCTCTGCTCTTTTACCACAACACATGCGCTTTTTCACCTCATGTTCTTCCTGCATTGTCACTAGCTGGGTGCTGTGGCTTTGCGGTGCCGGAGCACAAGGTGCTGCAACCTTCCTAAAAGCATCTCCAAAGCGAAGCCgcttggcaggagcagcacacgCTCACACACGCGTGCACACGCACGGATAGCTCCGGCAAATGGGTCAacggcaaagaggcaggaagagtCTCCGTACAGAGTTCCATGGGAGGAGTTTATTGCAGCCACATCATGAAGGGTTCCAGGGACAAAGACGCAAAACGATGAAGGGTCCAAGTACCGGAGCGGAGGGAACATCagagaccaatgatctgagggcatggGGGCGGTACAAAGGCAAggactagggaatgggagccagtgcagaagctctgggggagtggtgaggggcaagggccaatgggggaacagggagtggAGAACCTTCTAGGGCAGGGACATATTAGGTAACAAAGGGTGAGGAGGCCAAGGGCCAACCAAGGAAGCGGAACTGGGATACcttaacataacagaacaaagcatcctgggagaagcctctTCTGTTCACCCTAACCTGGGGAGGAATCTCTGATCTTAGGGACTGCCCTACCAGGGGTCTCTCTTTGTTCCTTGTAACATAGGGTCACTGGCCACCACACTGCATCAGGACGAGTATCCCACAGCCAGCCAAGGTCAGCCTCCCCCTCTGCCTACTCAGGTCCTTGTCTCATCCCATCACAAAGAATGACAGATAGTGACCCCTCCTGAagaccacagcccactgtcACTCTGGCGCAGGGAAGGTTTTGACCTCTTAAAGAACCACCACCAAACGCAGCAGCAACAGTGGTTTTATTGAAGTAAGATATTGTGAAAGCAAAACTTACCAAATGGTTGCTTACTGATAGGTTCATTCTGTTATTTACTGCACAGAGGATACAAATGTGATTCACAGTTAGCAATGCACAGTCTTAAATGTGCTGTGATACAAGGTTATGCACGATGTTGGTCACTTACCAGTGCAGTTGGTAAAGGGTGTTTCAACCTTGAGAAGCAATCCTGAGAGGTGTCCTAGCTCCAGTGGAGGTCACCCCCATGCTACTAGCTCCCTAGCAGGAAGAGAGCTCAGAGAAGGCTCACTTAGGCTGTCATATTTATGGGATAAAGCAGCTGGCTCACAGTCAAATTACAAGTGACGGAAAAGGTAAAGGTGAGACTCCTTGTACCCACAACCCCCTTTGTTCCCTGACAAGTGAGTCTACTGTTCTTGTGTTAATCATATATTTCCAGTTCCAGTTTACAAGTTTATGGCATTAATGGTCACCATGTCACCCTTTTCCTGCGTGGGCTACCAGAGAACAAACTGGAACTAGAGAAGTTTTAGCCTGGTCTAGGCCTATGCTGCCTTTGGACTCTGGACCCAAGTACTGTTAGTTTGGCCAAGGGGTTGAGTCCATACATCACACCTGGCTCTGGAAGAGCCCCTGCAGCTTTGAGTCAGGGGATGCAGAGGTGACAGCTCTTTTTAATTTGTGAGTcactgcacagcaggaacatggCAAGGCCACATCTCAGTtcattttttggctttttagCCCACATCCCTTTTCCCTACCCGATGGTCACCTTTCTGGGACTTGCACCAACCCTGAAAGAAGCAGCAGGCTGCTCCACCCACCTCATCAATGTGCCATCAGTG
This genomic stretch from Corvus hawaiiensis isolate bCorHaw1 chromosome Z, bCorHaw1.pri.cur, whole genome shotgun sequence harbors:
- the LOC125319874 gene encoding caskin-2-like; this encodes MASVPSELPRPRGHIPICRRELPSCPLLRPCCAHTRLPRAPPGPPRSLAPCESRPSAPACRPEPRGARGSPPRKGPGEQRSEGKAQREEQRCERRVCRERTKEGMSRQHVVWSLSGSTKLGSAVP